One genomic segment of Alphaproteobacteria bacterium includes these proteins:
- a CDS encoding response regulator — translation MQTPSTPRIKPVTAKARSWLAMAAACACLSVAVGLAAIQRGNDTLEEFDGAGLASIFGLQTVARAYSLEALEALNGAATSRMGFDSAGYSLQAARARAASAWSAYRSALTRVSGPERALAGEIDVLILRMEGALDQAVLILGTGDRDAISDFLRRDVRLRAVPLAVALDRAVELRRAQLDATLADARAMRLEFSAALALLLLATGFAGWMARRAMIEDVEKPLGALAAKAGELLLLPPPGRDDDARTRLAAAYAAMGDDAAARARDEQAAAAARRAKSSYLAAMRQRVRTPLHALLGLVEIDAATRARGGSPAGLRDLRRTAENLMAVVDDLIDFARIDAASMSVDLRATDAGDLLERVALNLAGHADAKGLTLSCFVDPEIVERYKIDPLRVRQILFNLIGDAIGRATQGGVHARLSLGDGALIFAVADSGPALPHAAIAALLDLSGTQNRDFAAPPGSPGLPVCRLLAARIGGRLRATAHADGTTSFVLELPAEPAGGALRPLPPGNALAGYRVAVLGESGPMHAAVAAYLIAAGATLVTDRRDADLCVALPGTHDFGGGAGKRLRLHIAAPLIADDDADAGATILRRAAIVAGAMRALGLASAPQDDEDPVFQTPPAAPSREEALAQGRLILAIDDDPVTRDVLVRRLELSGYRVDAASCGEEAWTMWRAAPYGLIVAELHLSDLDARALAARIRAAEVETARPRTPIVALSATADTDEIETCHAAGMDALLDKPLAWRGLVEAARRHLREKA, via the coding sequence ATGCAAACGCCCTCGACGCCCCGCATAAAACCCGTCACCGCCAAAGCGCGAAGCTGGCTCGCCATGGCCGCCGCATGCGCGTGCCTGTCGGTCGCCGTGGGCCTGGCGGCCATTCAACGCGGCAACGACACGCTGGAGGAGTTCGACGGCGCGGGTTTGGCGTCGATCTTCGGTTTGCAAACCGTCGCACGCGCCTATTCGCTGGAGGCGCTGGAAGCGTTGAACGGTGCCGCGACAAGCCGGATGGGTTTCGATTCCGCCGGCTATTCGTTACAGGCCGCGCGCGCGCGCGCCGCGTCGGCGTGGTCCGCGTATCGATCGGCGCTGACCCGGGTTTCCGGCCCCGAACGCGCCCTGGCGGGCGAGATCGACGTGCTGATCTTGCGGATGGAAGGGGCACTCGACCAAGCGGTGCTGATTCTGGGCACCGGCGATCGCGACGCGATCAGCGATTTCCTGCGCCGGGATGTGCGCTTGCGGGCCGTGCCGCTGGCCGTGGCGCTGGATCGCGCGGTCGAGTTGCGCCGTGCCCAGCTCGACGCGACGCTGGCCGACGCGCGGGCGATGCGCTTGGAATTCAGCGCGGCGCTGGCGCTGCTTTTGCTCGCGACCGGATTCGCGGGCTGGATGGCGCGCCGCGCGATGATCGAAGACGTCGAGAAGCCGCTGGGCGCGCTGGCCGCGAAAGCGGGCGAATTGCTGTTGTTGCCCCCGCCCGGGCGCGACGACGATGCGCGCACCCGCCTGGCGGCGGCCTACGCCGCGATGGGCGACGACGCCGCCGCGCGCGCGCGCGACGAACAGGCCGCCGCCGCCGCGCGGCGCGCGAAATCGTCCTACCTCGCCGCGATGCGCCAGCGCGTGCGCACGCCGCTGCATGCGCTGCTGGGCTTGGTCGAGATCGACGCGGCGACGCGCGCGCGCGGCGGTTCGCCCGCGGGTTTGCGCGATTTGCGCCGCACGGCGGAAAACCTGATGGCGGTCGTCGACGATCTGATCGATTTCGCGCGCATCGACGCGGCGTCGATGTCGGTCGATCTGCGCGCGACCGACGCCGGCGATTTGCTGGAGCGTGTGGCGCTCAATCTCGCCGGCCATGCCGACGCGAAAGGATTGACGCTGTCGTGCTTCGTCGATCCGGAGATCGTCGAGCGCTACAAGATCGATCCGCTGCGCGTGCGCCAGATCCTGTTCAATTTGATCGGCGACGCGATCGGGCGCGCGACGCAAGGCGGGGTGCATGCGCGCCTGTCGCTGGGCGATGGCGCGCTGATTTTCGCCGTCGCCGATTCCGGCCCGGCTTTGCCGCACGCGGCGATCGCGGCGTTGCTGGATTTGAGCGGCACGCAGAACAGGGATTTCGCCGCGCCGCCGGGCAGTCCCGGCCTGCCGGTTTGCCGGTTGTTGGCCGCGCGCATTGGCGGGCGATTGCGCGCGACCGCGCATGCCGACGGCACCACGAGTTTCGTGCTGGAATTGCCGGCCGAACCCGCGGGCGGCGCGTTGCGGCCCTTGCCGCCGGGCAACGCGCTGGCCGGGTATCGCGTCGCGGTGCTGGGCGAGAGCGGGCCGATGCATGCGGCGGTCGCCGCTTATCTGATCGCGGCGGGTGCGACGCTCGTCACCGACCGGCGCGACGCCGATCTATGCGTCGCCTTGCCCGGCACCCATGATTTCGGCGGCGGGGCGGGCAAGCGCTTGCGGCTGCACATCGCCGCCCCGCTGATCGCCGACGACGACGCGGATGCGGGCGCCACGATTCTGCGCCGGGCCGCGATCGTCGCGGGCGCGATGCGCGCGCTCGGGCTCGCCAGCGCGCCGCAGGACGACGAAGACCCGGTGTTCCAAACGCCGCCCGCAGCACCATCGCGCGAGGAAGCGCTGGCGCAAGGAAGGCTTATTCTGGCGATCGACGACGATCCGGTGACGCGCGACGTGCTGGTGCGCCGGCTGGAACTTTCGGGCTATCGCGTCGATGCCGCGTCGTGCGGCGAAGAAGCCTGGACGATGTGGCGCGCGGCCCCCTATGGGCTGATCGTCGCGGAATTGCATTTGTCCGATCTCGACGCGCGCGCGCTGGCGGCGCGCATTCGCGCGGCCGAAGTCGAAACCGCGCGGCCGCGCACGCCGATCGTCGCCTTGTCGGCGACCGCCGATACCGACGAGATCGAGACCTGCCATGCGGCGGGTATGGACGCGCTGCTGGACAAGCCGCTCGCCTGGCGCGGCTTGGTCGAAGCCGCACGGCGCCATTTGCGCGAAAAAGCGTGA
- a CDS encoding RNA-binding protein produces the protein MDKSPLPQPKLYNTRLFVGNVPFDFTAERLADLFDSYGIVIEASVPTDPASGKAIGYGFVTMAHEKHCKAAIEALDGSTVSERRIEVRLADVKPKTKAARPARRRAGPAPRKLMGPGNFAPPSFGDGEAPAVRAARAPRAGGFDTSELEAPPRPLYASAPRAPRPAASAPRSFVVEKRRLGPPTRRV, from the coding sequence ATGGACAAGTCCCCCCTCCCGCAACCGAAGCTGTACAACACGCGGCTTTTCGTCGGGAACGTGCCGTTCGACTTTACCGCCGAACGGCTGGCCGATTTGTTCGACAGCTACGGAATCGTGATCGAAGCCTCGGTGCCGACCGATCCCGCCTCGGGCAAGGCGATCGGTTATGGCTTCGTCACCATGGCGCATGAAAAGCATTGCAAGGCCGCGATCGAGGCATTGGACGGCAGCACGGTTTCGGAACGGCGCATCGAAGTGCGCCTGGCCGACGTGAAGCCCAAGACCAAGGCCGCGCGTCCGGCGCGCCGCCGCGCGGGCCCCGCGCCGCGCAAATTGATGGGTCCCGGCAATTTCGCGCCGCCCAGCTTCGGCGATGGCGAAGCTCCGGCCGTGCGCGCCGCGCGTGCCCCCCGTGCCGGCGGTTTCGACACCTCGGAATTGGAAGCGCCGCCGCGCCCGCTTTACGCTTCGGCGCCGCGTGCCCCGCGTCCGGCCGCATCGGCGCCGCGCAGCTTCGTGGTCGAAAAGCGCCGCTTGGGCCCGCCCACGCGCCGCGTCTAA
- a CDS encoding aldolase — translation MSATSFANARADLACALRWAARLGLNEGTCNHFSLQVAEDRFLVNPWGPHWREMKASDLLLIDGTGKVLEGAWPLEETALHIHTRIHLRHPHATAVFHTHMPYATALCSIENGRLEPCVQTALKFFGRIAYDDDYNGLACDAAEGDRMAAKMDGKPVLFLANHGVIVTAPDVAQAFDRLYYLERAAQAQVLAMSTGRPLKLVPGQIAERTVREMDAGNAAYARVHFAALARMLAREEPEYLG, via the coding sequence ATGTCCGCAACGAGTTTCGCCAATGCCCGTGCCGATCTTGCCTGCGCGCTGCGTTGGGCCGCGCGCCTCGGCCTCAACGAAGGGACCTGCAATCATTTCAGCCTTCAGGTCGCCGAAGATCGCTTTTTGGTGAATCCCTGGGGCCCGCATTGGCGGGAAATGAAAGCCTCCGACCTGCTGCTGATCGACGGCACGGGCAAGGTGCTGGAAGGCGCTTGGCCGCTGGAGGAAACGGCGCTGCATATCCACACGCGCATCCATCTGCGCCATCCGCATGCGACCGCCGTGTTCCACACGCATATGCCTTACGCGACGGCGCTCTGTTCGATCGAGAACGGGCGTTTGGAACCGTGCGTGCAGACGGCGCTGAAATTCTTCGGCCGCATCGCCTATGACGACGATTACAACGGCCTGGCCTGCGACGCCGCCGAAGGCGATCGGATGGCCGCGAAGATGGACGGCAAGCCCGTGCTGTTCCTCGCCAATCACGGCGTGATCGTCACGGCGCCCGATGTCGCGCAAGCCTTCGACCGGCTTTACTACCTCGAGCGCGCGGCGCAAGCGCAAGTGCTGGCGATGTCGACCGGGCGGCCCTTGAAGCTCGTGCCGGGGCAAATCGCCGAGCGCACGGTGCGCGAAATGGATGCCGGCAACGCGGCCTATGCGCGCGTGCATTTCGCGGCGCTCGCCCGCATGCTGGCGCGCGAGGAACCCGAATATCTCGGCTAA
- a CDS encoding Crp/Fnr family transcriptional regulator, producing MAKGKSGPTGAARSLAKIDLFAALTAAQRAAIEARCRWREFPKGASVIDREAPETDVYFVVAGSVRVVIHSESGREVAFDEMGPGGCVGELAAIDGGPRSASVEALEQTLCAILPRQVLLDVAVTAPAATLALLRRMAAMVRVATTRILDLSTLGAHNRVYAEILRLAKPVSGKLVIKPIPVHGDIAARVSTTRETVARVFSELARKNIVVKEGGGLTIAAPSRLKAMVREFKTA from the coding sequence ATGGCGAAGGGTAAATCCGGTCCGACCGGTGCGGCGCGCAGTCTGGCGAAAATCGACCTGTTCGCGGCGTTGACGGCCGCCCAGCGCGCCGCGATCGAAGCGCGCTGCCGCTGGCGCGAGTTTCCGAAGGGGGCGAGCGTCATCGACCGCGAAGCGCCGGAGACGGACGTGTATTTCGTCGTGGCGGGATCGGTGCGCGTGGTCATCCATTCGGAATCGGGCCGCGAAGTGGCGTTCGACGAAATGGGGCCGGGCGGCTGCGTGGGCGAACTCGCGGCGATCGATGGCGGCCCGCGTTCGGCTTCGGTCGAAGCGTTGGAGCAAACGCTCTGCGCCATTCTGCCGCGCCAGGTTCTTCTCGACGTCGCGGTGACCGCCCCCGCCGCCACGCTCGCCTTGCTGCGCCGGATGGCGGCGATGGTGCGCGTCGCCACGACGCGCATTCTCGATCTCTCGACGCTGGGTGCGCATAACCGCGTCTACGCCGAAATCCTGCGCCTCGCCAAACCGGTCTCGGGCAAGCTCGTCATCAAGCCGATCCCCGTGCATGGCGATATCGCCGCGCGCGTTTCGACGACGCGCGAAACGGTGGCGCGGGTTTTTTCGGAGCTTGCGCGCAAGAACATCGTGGTGAAGGAAGGCGGCGGTTTGACGATCGCGGCCCCGTCGCGTCTCAAAGCGATGGTCCGCGAATTCAAGACGGCTTAG
- a CDS encoding MaoC family dehydratase, with the protein MSTNDELHGLYFEDLHVGQTAVYARTLTETDIVLFAGVTGDNNPVHINEVFAKETPFSGRIAHGMLTASFISTVLGTKLPGPGAIYLSQSVRFKAPVRAGDTLVARATVKELVPEKRRCTLTTTISVDDKTVVEGEAVVLVANKPAAG; encoded by the coding sequence ATGAGTACGAACGACGAGCTGCACGGGCTTTACTTCGAGGATCTCCATGTCGGCCAAACCGCCGTCTATGCGCGCACGCTGACCGAGACGGATATCGTGCTGTTCGCGGGCGTGACGGGCGACAACAACCCGGTCCATATCAACGAAGTCTTCGCCAAGGAAACGCCGTTCTCGGGCCGTATCGCGCACGGCATGCTGACCGCGTCGTTCATCTCGACCGTGTTGGGCACCAAATTGCCGGGGCCGGGCGCGATCTATCTGTCGCAATCGGTGCGCTTCAAGGCGCCGGTGCGCGCCGGCGACACGCTGGTCGCGCGCGCCACGGTCAAGGAACTCGTGCCGGAAAAGCGCCGCTGCACGCTGACCACCACGATCAGCGTCGACGACAAGACGGTGGTCGAGGGCGAAGCCGTCGTCCTGGTCGCGAACAAACCCGCCGCCGGCTGA
- a CDS encoding bifunctional riboflavin kinase/FAD synthetase has protein sequence MRLYRDWNSLPAAARGAVAAIGNFDGVHRGHAAVIGEAVARARQAGRPAAIVTFEPHPRRFFKPDLPPFLLASPHLKIDALRDLGVDLCFVLRFDKRLSSMTADAFAGEVLAKGLGLACVVAGYDFVFGKGRGGNADTLIADMRAHGADAAIVPAARDDSGGELLVFSSTAVREALKGGDPKTAARILGRNFAIDGRVRKGDQRGRTIGFPTANIALGPYMPPKLGVYAVRVKGAAAGPVNGVANIGIRPTAGGDPAPRLEAHLFDFAGDLYGKRLIVELIEFVREERKFESFDALKTQIARDAETARAILAST, from the coding sequence ATGCGCCTTTATCGCGATTGGAATTCGCTGCCGGCAGCGGCGCGTGGCGCCGTCGCCGCCATCGGCAATTTCGACGGCGTGCATCGCGGCCATGCGGCGGTGATCGGCGAAGCGGTTGCGCGCGCGCGCCAGGCCGGGCGCCCCGCCGCGATCGTGACGTTCGAGCCGCATCCGCGGCGCTTCTTCAAACCCGATCTGCCGCCGTTTCTGCTGGCGAGCCCGCATTTGAAGATCGACGCGCTGCGCGATCTGGGCGTGGATCTGTGTTTCGTGCTGCGCTTCGACAAGCGCCTGTCGTCGATGACCGCCGACGCCTTCGCGGGCGAGGTGCTGGCGAAGGGCTTGGGCCTTGCGTGCGTCGTCGCCGGCTACGATTTCGTGTTCGGCAAAGGGCGCGGCGGCAATGCCGATACGCTGATCGCCGATATGCGCGCGCATGGGGCCGACGCCGCCATCGTGCCGGCCGCGCGCGACGACAGCGGCGGGGAATTGCTCGTCTTCTCCTCCACCGCCGTGCGCGAAGCGTTGAAGGGGGGCGATCCCAAAACCGCCGCGCGCATTCTGGGCCGCAACTTCGCCATCGACGGGCGCGTGCGCAAAGGCGACCAGCGCGGCCGCACGATCGGCTTTCCCACGGCGAATATCGCGCTGGGGCCGTATATGCCGCCCAAGCTCGGCGTCTATGCCGTGCGGGTAAAAGGCGCCGCCGCAGGCCCCGTGAACGGTGTGGCCAATATCGGTATCCGGCCGACGGCGGGCGGCGATCCCGCCCCGCGCTTGGAAGCGCATTTGTTCGACTTCGCCGGCGATCTCTACGGCAAGCGCCTGATCGTCGAGCTGATCGAATTCGTGCGCGAAGAGCGCAAATTCGAGAGCTTCGACGCGCTCAAAACCCAGATCGCGCGCGACGCCGAAACGGCGCGGGCGATTTTGGCCAGCACGTGA
- a CDS encoding sigma-70 family RNA polymerase sigma factor, translated as MSDTSDKDAQARSDAIVACLPRLRRYARALAGSRGQADDLVHDTIARALDRWHLWREGGDLRAWLFAIMHNINANQARKKARSPVTLDYDDLRDGTQADQHDRLAAREILDRVAMLGEDQRAVVLLVGLEGLAYEDAAKILDVPVGTVMSRLSRARARLREDVPRARLKVIK; from the coding sequence TTGAGCGACACGAGCGACAAGGACGCGCAAGCCCGCAGCGACGCCATCGTCGCTTGCCTGCCGCGTCTGCGCCGCTATGCGCGCGCCTTGGCGGGATCGCGCGGCCAAGCCGACGATCTGGTCCACGACACGATCGCGCGTGCGCTGGATCGCTGGCATTTGTGGCGCGAAGGCGGCGATCTGCGCGCCTGGCTGTTCGCGATCATGCACAACATCAACGCGAACCAGGCGCGCAAGAAGGCGCGCTCGCCGGTGACGCTCGACTACGACGATTTGCGCGACGGCACGCAAGCCGATCAGCACGACAGATTAGCGGCGCGCGAAATCCTGGATCGCGTCGCGATGCTGGGCGAAGACCAACGCGCGGTGGTGCTGCTCGTGGGGCTGGAAGGCCTCGCTTACGAGGACGCCGCGAAAATCTTGGACGTGCCCGTGGGAACGGTCATGTCGCGTTTGTCGCGCGCCCGTGCGCGGTTACGCGAGGACGTTCCGCGCGCGCGGCTGAAGGTGATAAAATGA
- a CDS encoding anti-sigma factor, with the protein MTDKMEDKLLRYVDGRLTPAEHAEVDAWLAADPALAQRVRADLADIVALRGATAHVLEEEIPQHLIAAARARPQAKRRFPVAIAASAAMLAIGLGLGFTLAREFAAPPAPAAATNAADTIMADIPPPAVAAHRLYVAEVRHPVEVPASEEEHLVNWLSRRLGTKLIVPRLDTYGFTLVGGRLLPGGAGPAAQFMYETRDGKRLTLYVCSESEARQTSFRFQETNGVSMFYWQEGKFGYALLSESSRDTLLPVAKRVYATLIEDRKD; encoded by the coding sequence ATGACCGATAAGATGGAAGACAAATTGCTGCGCTATGTGGACGGGCGTTTGACCCCGGCCGAACACGCGGAGGTGGATGCCTGGCTCGCCGCCGATCCCGCCTTGGCGCAGCGCGTGCGCGCGGATCTGGCCGATATCGTCGCGTTGCGCGGCGCCACGGCCCATGTGCTGGAGGAGGAAATTCCCCAGCATCTGATCGCCGCCGCCCGCGCCCGCCCGCAAGCCAAGCGCCGCTTCCCCGTCGCGATCGCGGCCAGTGCGGCGATGCTGGCGATCGGCTTGGGGCTGGGCTTCACGCTGGCGCGCGAATTCGCCGCCCCGCCCGCCCCCGCCGCCGCCACGAACGCGGCCGATACGATCATGGCCGATATCCCGCCGCCCGCGGTCGCCGCACATCGGCTTTACGTCGCCGAAGTGCGCCACCCGGTCGAAGTCCCGGCGAGCGAGGAAGAACATCTGGTCAATTGGCTGTCGCGGCGCTTGGGCACGAAGCTGATCGTGCCGCGCCTGGATACCTATGGCTTCACGCTGGTCGGCGGGCGATTGCTGCCTGGCGGTGCAGGCCCGGCCGCGCAATTCATGTACGAAACGCGCGACGGTAAACGCCTGACTCTTTACGTGTGCAGCGAATCCGAAGCGCGCCAGACGTCGTTCCGCTTCCAGGAAACCAACGGCGTGTCGATGTTCTACTGGCAGGAAGGCAAATTCGGTTACGCGCTGCTGTCGGAATCCTCGCGCGATACGCTGTTGCCGGTCGCCAAGCGCGTCTACGCCACGCTGATCGAAGATCGCAAGGATTGA
- a CDS encoding cation:proton antiporter: MMETGAHSAQLPFLREALVFLVAAGIIVPALRALRVPAAIGFLAAGIAVGPFGIGRWAEAFPPLAHATIGDPATVRTIAELGIVFLMFTIGLELSLRRLWTMRAAVAGWGGAQIALCGVAIGAVAWSYDNGLAAILAIGVALAFSSTAMVMHTLSERGQTGAPIGRFCFAILLAQDLAVVPILVALERAAGAPGEPWLAAAISFAAAAGIVAAGRWLLRPLFARAAATRAREAFLAITLLTAMGAAAGTGWAGLSPALGAFLAGVMLGESEYRHEIEIDIEPIKGLLMGLFFMSVGIGIDFALIARWPLAIPLSVAGLIALKTAIVFALARGAGLPHARALHAGLLMGPAGEFAFVVLGAAIFAGALDAEIGRFMLLVATLSMAALPALDALGRAMRAAPAIADGPADGAPEGHTIVLGFGRVGRVVARALDEQEIAWTAIDADPAAFARADAPKGRLIFGDATRAAMLRKAGADSAAAVVVTIDDAHAASRAARTVRQYWPKLPVLARARDTAHALELRALNVADPVPEAIESGLALARQTLDQLGLPRETALHRIETRRAAEFARAQAAPD, encoded by the coding sequence GTGATGGAAACCGGCGCGCATTCAGCACAATTGCCGTTCCTGCGCGAGGCGCTCGTCTTCCTCGTCGCGGCGGGAATCATCGTGCCGGCCTTGCGCGCGTTGCGCGTGCCCGCCGCGATCGGCTTCCTTGCGGCGGGCATCGCGGTCGGGCCGTTCGGCATCGGGCGCTGGGCCGAGGCGTTTCCGCCGCTGGCGCATGCGACGATCGGCGATCCCGCGACGGTGCGCACGATCGCCGAGCTCGGCATCGTGTTCCTGATGTTCACGATCGGGCTGGAGCTTTCGTTGCGCCGCTTGTGGACGATGCGCGCGGCCGTCGCCGGCTGGGGCGGCGCGCAGATCGCGCTTTGCGGCGTCGCGATCGGCGCGGTCGCGTGGAGCTACGACAACGGCCTTGCCGCGATTCTCGCGATCGGCGTGGCACTGGCCTTTTCCTCGACCGCGATGGTGATGCACACGCTGTCCGAGCGCGGTCAGACGGGCGCGCCGATCGGCCGGTTCTGTTTCGCGATCCTGCTCGCCCAAGATCTCGCCGTCGTGCCGATACTGGTGGCGCTGGAACGCGCGGCCGGCGCACCGGGCGAGCCGTGGCTCGCGGCGGCGATTTCCTTCGCGGCGGCGGCGGGCATCGTCGCGGCCGGACGCTGGTTGCTGCGGCCGCTTTTCGCGCGCGCCGCCGCAACCCGCGCGCGCGAAGCCTTTCTGGCGATCACGCTGTTGACCGCGATGGGAGCCGCCGCAGGGACCGGCTGGGCCGGCTTATCCCCCGCTTTGGGCGCATTCCTGGCGGGCGTGATGCTGGGCGAAAGCGAGTACCGGCACGAAATCGAGATCGATATCGAGCCGATCAAAGGCCTGTTGATGGGCCTGTTCTTCATGTCGGTCGGAATCGGCATCGACTTCGCGCTGATCGCGCGTTGGCCGCTGGCGATTCCGCTGTCGGTCGCGGGGCTGATCGCGTTGAAGACCGCGATCGTGTTCGCGCTGGCGCGCGGCGCCGGATTGCCGCACGCACGCGCGCTGCATGCCGGCCTGCTGATGGGACCGGCGGGCGAATTCGCCTTCGTCGTGCTGGGAGCGGCAATTTTCGCGGGCGCGCTCGACGCCGAAATCGGCCGCTTCATGTTGCTGGTCGCGACGTTGTCCATGGCCGCCTTGCCGGCCTTGGACGCGCTGGGCCGCGCGATGCGCGCCGCACCCGCCATCGCCGACGGCCCCGCCGACGGCGCACCGGAAGGCCACACGATCGTGTTGGGATTCGGGCGCGTGGGCCGCGTCGTCGCGCGCGCGCTCGACGAACAGGAAATCGCCTGGACCGCGATCGACGCCGATCCCGCCGCGTTCGCGCGCGCCGACGCGCCCAAAGGCCGCTTGATCTTCGGCGATGCGACGCGCGCCGCGATGCTGCGCAAAGCGGGTGCCGATTCCGCCGCCGCCGTGGTCGTGACGATCGACGATGCCCACGCTGCGTCGCGCGCGGCGCGCACGGTGCGTCAATACTGGCCGAAATTGCCGGTGCTGGCCCGCGCGCGCGATACGGCGCATGCGCTGGAATTGCGCGCGTTGAACGTGGCCGATCCCGTGCCCGAAGCGATCGAATCGGGATTGGCGCTGGCCCGTCAAACGCTCGACCAATTGGGCCTGCCGCGCGAAACGGCGCTGCATCGGATCGAAACGCGCCGCGCCGCGGAATTCGCGCGCGCGCAAGCCGCACCCGATTGA
- a CDS encoding thiamine pyrophosphate-binding protein, whose product MADNRLSGAEAFVKILTAHGVDTVFGLCGDTSLPLYDALARLGGPGGHGIRHILTRDERSAGYMADTYARVTGKVGVCEGPSGGGATYILPAVAEANESSVAMLAVTTDISVSSRGKYTLTELDQEALFRPVSKWNKVIDRAADIPNILRRAFREATTGRPGAVHLGLPYDVQKDALDEADVRGDARYGVFPASRVGPDPADVKKCAEALAKAVRPVCIVGGGVVISNAHDELARVAEILGMPVATTISGQGALPDSHPLSVGVVGSNGGTLPTRALVEGADLVFFVGCRAGSVTTERWRFPAKGTRIVHLDIDPGVIGAIYPTEAAMIGDAKLGLAALAGELAKLSRAPDLGAPGRVAQTRLEREAAFRALAQSDDSPIKPERLVATMASLLPEDAVIVADPGTPCPYFSAFYPKRRAGRWFVSNRAHGALGYSLPAVVGAAIGRPQSKCVAVMGDGSFGFACGEMETIARLNLPVTLVVVSNAVYGWIKAGQRSGYGARYFSVDFQRTDHARVAEAFGLKAWRVEDPAALKPALKAAFEHGGPTLVDVVCQPLHEAKAPVSEWVA is encoded by the coding sequence TTGGCGGATAATCGGCTTTCGGGTGCGGAAGCGTTCGTAAAGATTTTGACGGCGCATGGCGTCGATACGGTGTTCGGTCTTTGCGGCGACACGTCCTTGCCGCTTTACGACGCGCTCGCGCGCTTGGGCGGGCCCGGCGGTCACGGCATTCGCCATATCCTGACCCGCGACGAACGCTCGGCCGGTTACATGGCCGATACCTATGCGCGCGTGACCGGCAAGGTCGGCGTGTGCGAAGGCCCGTCGGGCGGCGGCGCCACCTATATTCTGCCGGCCGTCGCCGAAGCGAATGAAAGCTCGGTCGCGATGCTCGCCGTCACCACCGATATTTCGGTGTCGAGCCGGGGCAAATACACGCTGACCGAACTCGATCAAGAAGCCTTGTTCCGTCCCGTGTCGAAATGGAACAAGGTCATCGACCGCGCGGCCGATATTCCCAACATCCTGCGCCGCGCCTTCCGCGAGGCGACGACGGGCCGCCCCGGTGCGGTGCATCTGGGCTTGCCCTACGACGTGCAGAAGGACGCGCTGGACGAAGCCGATGTGCGGGGCGATGCACGCTACGGCGTATTCCCCGCCTCGCGCGTCGGGCCCGATCCCGCCGACGTCAAGAAATGCGCCGAAGCGCTCGCCAAAGCCGTGCGGCCCGTGTGCATCGTCGGCGGCGGCGTGGTGATTTCGAACGCGCATGACGAATTGGCACGCGTGGCCGAAATACTCGGCATGCCGGTCGCGACGACGATTTCGGGGCAAGGCGCCTTGCCGGATTCGCATCCGTTGAGCGTGGGCGTCGTCGGCTCGAACGGCGGCACGTTGCCCACGCGCGCGTTGGTGGAGGGCGCCGATCTCGTTTTCTTCGTCGGCTGCCGAGCGGGCTCCGTCACCACCGAACGCTGGCGCTTCCCGGCGAAGGGGACACGCATCGTCCATCTCGACATCGATCCCGGCGTGATCGGCGCCATCTATCCGACCGAAGCGGCGATGATCGGCGACGCGAAGCTCGGCCTCGCCGCGTTGGCCGGCGAACTCGCCAAACTTTCGCGCGCACCCGATCTGGGCGCGCCGGGCCGTGTGGCGCAAACGCGGCTGGAGCGCGAAGCGGCGTTCCGAGCACTTGCCCAATCGGACGATTCACCGATCAAGCCCGAGCGTTTGGTCGCGACGATGGCGAGCTTGCTGCCCGAGGACGCGGTGATCGTCGCTGATCCCGGCACGCCCTGCCCGTATTTCTCGGCCTTCTACCCCAAGCGCCGCGCCGGACGCTGGTTCGTGTCCAACCGCGCGCATGGCGCCTTGGGCTATTCGCTGCCCGCCGTTGTCGGGGCCGCGATCGGAAGGCCGCAAAGCAAATGCGTCGCCGTGATGGGCGACGGCAGTTTCGGTTTCGCCTGCGGCGAGATGGAAACCATCGCGCGCTTGAACCTGCCCGTGACGCTCGTCGTCGTGTCCAACGCCGTCTATGGCTGGATCAAGGCGGGGCAGCGTTCGGGCTATGGCGCGCGTTATTTCTCCGTCGACTTCCAGCGCACCGATCACGCGCGCGTCGCCGAAGCCTTCGGGCTGAAGGCGTGGCGCGTCGAGGATCCGGCCGCGTTGAAGCCCGCCTTGAAGGCGGCGTTCGAACATGGCGGCCCGACTTTGGTCGACGTCGTCTGCCAACCCCTCCACGAAGCAAAGGCACCGGTGAGCGAATGGGTAGCGTAA